A single window of Montipora capricornis isolate CH-2021 chromosome 14, ASM3666992v2, whole genome shotgun sequence DNA harbors:
- the LOC138031510 gene encoding uncharacterized protein: MVKDNVQLTVKHLRELWEKEFLPAIKSEIEAVKVQLQSQIATLNERLQNIEQNQSSLSSKYDNLLVATQGANQKIQELEKSRNDLINTVSNLEDSMYGNEVAIDDVQQYLRRDCLEIVGIPRAPHDNPKQLVQEVGSLIDVDIGVNDISTAHRLPDTKKVKNRIIVKFVRRDKRQEMYRNRRKLIRKNTSALPSVREEIGKSIPSGSKIHINESLTAYRKRLFGKLHKFKQDNNFKFLWTANGTIYLHESESSDVFRFTTFEEFDDFCKPPG, from the coding sequence ATGGTAAAGGACAACGTGCAGCTGACCGTAAAACATCTTAGAGAGCTATGggaaaaagagtttttgcccgCTATTAAGTCTGAAATTGAAGCGGTTAAAGTGCAACTTCAATCACAGATTGCAACTCTAAATGAACGTCTTCAAAATATTGAGCAAAATCAGTCGTCACTGTCTTCTAAGTATGATAACTTGCTGGTAGCTACTCAAGGTGCAaaccaaaaaatacaagaattgGAGAAGTCACGGAATGATTTGATAAATACCGTATCAAATCTTGAGGACTCGATGTATGGTAATGAGGTAGCCATTGATGATGTGCAGCAATATTTGCGGCGTGATTGTCTCGAGATTGTTGGGATTCCACGTGCTCCCCACGATAATCCCAAACAGTTGGTACAAGAAGTTGGATCTCTTATAGATGTTGACATTGGTGTAAATGATATTTCGACGGCACACAGACTGCCTGACACGAAGAAGGTTAAAAACAGAATTATCGTCAAGTTTGTACGACGTGACAAGCGACAAGAAATGTACAGGAATCGTAGGAAATTGATAAGGAAGAACACCTCGGCTCTCCCGTCGGTTCGTGAGGAAATAGGAAAGAGCATTCCATCTGGAAGTAAGATACACATAAATGAATCGCTTACCGCCTACAGGAAACGCCTATTTGGTAAATTACACAAGTTTAAGCAAGACAATAATTTCAAGTTTCTATGGACAGCTAATGGAACGATATATCTTCATGAGAGCGAGTCCTCTGATGTCTTTCGTTTCACCACGTTTGAGGAGTTTGATGATTTTTGTAAGCCACCTGGTTAA